The stretch of DNA GACGCTGAAAATTTCTACGAAGTACACAAAGAACGTCCATTCTTTGGAGAACTAGTTGAATTTATGACTTCTGGTCCTATTGTTGCAGCTGTTCTGCAAAAAGATAATGCTGTAGAAGATTTTAGAACTTTAATTGGAAGCACAAATCCTGCTGATGCAGCTGAAGGGACTATTCGTCAATTATATGGAGCTAGTATGGGAGAAAATGCTGTACATGGTTCTGATAGTACTGAAAACGCACTACGTGAATCATTATTTCACTTTGCTGACAAGGAAATTTTTGAAGAAATTTTCGAATATTTATAAGAAATTATTTATAAATCATATAAAATCCCGAAATGAATTCGGGATTTTTTTATTCTATAATTTTTTTAATTACTCGTAATTTATGGGTATGTTTTTTAAACTCTGCATTAAAAATACCTGAATGATCTAAATGGTCAATTCTTACTTTCCCATGTGCATGAATGATACGATTTTCACTTAAAACAATTCCTACATGAATAATGTGCCCTTCTTCATTATCAAAAAAGGCTAAATCACCGGGTTCTGCTTCTTCTATAAAACTTAAAGGTGTACCCAATTCTGCTTGTTGAAAGGCATCTCTTGGAATTATAATACCACACATTTTGTAAACTTGTTGTGTAAAACCTGAACAATCAATACCAAAAATAGATTTTCCTCCCCATAAATAGGGCGTATTTAAATACAAATGAGCCAATTCTACTACACAATCTTTAGGTTGAATGTCTGAAATAATATCAGCTTCAATTTGGTATTTTTCTCCTAATTGAAATTCATTGTTCTGATAAAAAGGTAATTGAACACCTAATGGCAATGTAATAGGCACTCTATTTTCATTAAATGCAAATGTGATGTATTCGCCTAAAAAGTATTTTTTGTTTTTTTGATAACGAACAAAATCTTCTTCTAAAAGAGGGAAAAATTGTTTGTAATCCATCCATCCTTCATAAGAATCATCTAAAATTTTTACTTTTACCCACGGCTTTTGCACCTCTAAAACCGTAATAAGATCTCCAAAAAGACCTTGTGTTACCATTTCAGCTTTATCAGAAGCTTCAGCACGAATGGGTACTACACTTAAATTAATTATTCCGTGTGTCATAAAATCGTTTCGTTGAACAAAAGTAAGCATTTTTGATTAGATTATAGAATAGTCAAAATATAGTATTTTTCTTTTATAAAATTTCTCTTTACATTTTTTGGTAATTAACAATTAAGAAATATTTCCTAAATTAGCTCCATAAAATACAAC from Flavobacteriaceae bacterium UJ101 encodes:
- the ndk|NME gene encoding nucleoside-diphosphate kinase (Major role in the synthesis of nucleoside triphosphates other than ATP. The ATP gamma phosphate is transferred to the NDP beta phosphate via a ping-pong mechanism, using a phosphorylated active-site intermediate; Belongs to the NDK family.; KEGG: wbr:WGLp570 nucleoside-diphosphate kinase) is translated as MKSKTNFTLTMIKPDAVSKGHIGAILEKISTAGFKIIALKLTQFSKQDAENFYEVHKERPFFGELVEFMTSGPIVAAVLQKDNAVEDFRTLIGSTNPADAAEGTIRQLYGASMGENAVHGSDSTENALRESLFHFADKEIFEEIFEYL
- a CDS encoding dipeptidyl-peptidase (Involved in cell sporulation. Hydrolyzes gamma-D-Glu-L- (meso)A2pm linkages only in those peptide units that have a free N-terminal L-alanine. Belongs to the peptidase C40 family.; KEGG: hhd:HBHAL_2055 peptidoglycan endopeptidase LytE; Acting on peptide bonds (peptidases)), which produces MLTFVQRNDFMTHGIINLSVVPIRAEASDKAEMVTQGLFGDLITVLEVQKPWVKVKILDDSYEGWMDYKQFFPLLEEDFVRYQKNKKYFLGEYITFAFNENRVPITLPLGVQLPFYQNNEFQLGEKYQIEADIISDIQPKDCVVELAHLYLNTPYLWGGKSIFGIDCSGFTQQVYKMCGIIIPRDAFQQAELGTPLSFIEEAEPGDLAFFDNEEGHIIHVGIVLSENRIIHAHGKVRIDHLDHSGIFNAEFKKHTHKLRVIKKIIE